Proteins from one Halovivax limisalsi genomic window:
- a CDS encoding ATP-binding protein → MSHPRFIDREDERSLLESRFESDRAELIVLYGRRRLGKSALVREAVRGRQDAVYWQATEETPEVQLADFVAAASETFPVIEDIQRDWEALLRALGRQDAVVVLDEFPYLVESDDALPSKLQRVWDTHLEETGTSLVLVGSSISIMEDKVLTGGSPLYGRRTATIDLPPLDLADARQFYPDDDPDSVIRAWGIFGGTPYYLQAVDPSRSLAENVQSQILSEHGVLHNEPEFLLRTEFGIREPQTYYTILRAIATGKRAANEIADFAGVDSNALGSYLSKLRRLRLIERDIPVTANPNSTRKSRYRLREPLFRFWFRYVYGQQGKLAQLGNDAYEQVVDPTFNDYMGTMFEQVCQNALPSVLPKTYQGIGYWWYQRHEIDVVGLASDGTLVVGECKYTSRKMTEGDLSDLERTASQVRWTPPNGADREQHYCCFCRAGFSDDLKQVAADRSDVSLLTPADIVPGDGTE, encoded by the coding sequence ATGTCTCACCCGCGCTTTATCGACCGCGAGGACGAACGCTCCCTCCTCGAATCGCGGTTCGAGAGCGACAGAGCCGAGTTGATCGTCCTGTACGGCCGCCGGCGACTCGGCAAGAGCGCACTCGTTCGTGAAGCGGTTCGCGGCCGTCAGGACGCCGTCTACTGGCAGGCGACAGAGGAGACACCGGAGGTGCAGCTTGCGGACTTTGTCGCCGCTGCCAGTGAGACGTTTCCAGTCATTGAGGACATACAGCGCGACTGGGAAGCGCTGCTTCGGGCGCTGGGTCGCCAGGACGCAGTCGTCGTACTCGACGAATTTCCCTACCTCGTCGAGTCGGATGACGCACTTCCCTCAAAGCTTCAGCGCGTCTGGGACACGCACTTAGAAGAGACGGGCACGTCGCTGGTGCTTGTCGGGTCGTCGATCAGCATCATGGAAGACAAGGTCCTCACCGGTGGCAGTCCGTTGTATGGCCGACGGACCGCAACGATCGACCTCCCGCCACTCGATCTGGCGGACGCACGGCAGTTCTATCCCGACGACGATCCGGATAGCGTCATCAGGGCCTGGGGTATCTTCGGGGGAACGCCGTACTATCTCCAGGCGGTGGACCCGTCTCGCTCGCTCGCCGAGAACGTCCAATCACAGATCCTCTCGGAACATGGCGTCCTCCACAACGAGCCGGAGTTCCTGTTACGAACGGAGTTCGGGATTCGTGAACCGCAGACGTACTACACGATTTTGCGTGCGATCGCGACCGGGAAACGGGCGGCCAACGAAATCGCGGACTTCGCTGGTGTCGACTCGAACGCGCTTGGATCGTATCTCTCGAAGCTTCGGCGTCTCAGACTCATCGAACGGGACATTCCCGTGACTGCGAACCCGAATTCGACGCGGAAGAGTCGCTACCGACTGAGAGAGCCGTTGTTCCGATTCTGGTTCCGGTACGTCTACGGTCAACAGGGCAAGCTCGCACAGCTCGGTAATGACGCATACGAGCAGGTAGTCGATCCGACGTTCAACGACTACATGGGGACGATGTTTGAGCAGGTCTGTCAGAATGCGCTACCGTCGGTACTACCTAAGACCTACCAGGGGATCGGCTACTGGTGGTATCAGCGACACGAAATCGACGTCGTCGGACTCGCAAGCGACGGAACGCTCGTGGTTGGCGAATGCAAGTACACCAGCCGGAAGATGACCGAAGGCGACCTGTCTGACCTCGAACGAACTGCGTCACAGGTTCGGTGGACACCACCGAACGGGGCCGATCGAGAACAGCACTACTGTTGTTTCTGTCGCGCCGGGTTTTCCGACGACCTGAAGCAAGTCGCTGCGGATCGATCGGACGTATCGCTCCTCACGCCTGCGGACATCGTACCGGGTGACGGTACCGAGTGA
- a CDS encoding CPBP family intramembrane glutamic endopeptidase — MNAGLLPDDVDGLERPWTAIGLVLALFALPVLAALPVEIGALEGDLVKWLLVLILVVIVVRFEEQPLSSIGLRRPRLIDAARILAIVVLGVGVFVITDSIVSNFGLPVRDGISRPSLAVGLFSAITAGVTEEVLFRGYPIERLTDAGYTPLLAGTITWGLFTVAHAPSYPAGTVLQIAVVAGLFTAVYVRTRSLFPVVIGHVLIDVVGVLAYFYT; from the coding sequence ATGAACGCCGGGTTGCTACCGGACGACGTCGACGGACTCGAACGGCCGTGGACGGCGATCGGGCTCGTACTCGCACTGTTCGCGTTGCCGGTGCTCGCGGCCCTGCCCGTCGAGATCGGGGCTCTCGAGGGAGATCTCGTCAAGTGGCTACTCGTCTTGATACTCGTCGTGATCGTGGTACGGTTCGAGGAGCAACCGTTGTCTTCGATCGGGCTCCGCCGCCCGCGACTGATTGACGCCGCGCGGATCCTCGCGATCGTGGTTCTCGGGGTTGGCGTGTTCGTGATCACCGATTCGATCGTCAGCAACTTCGGACTGCCGGTTCGAGATGGGATCTCCCGCCCGTCGCTGGCCGTCGGTCTCTTCAGTGCGATCACGGCGGGCGTCACGGAGGAGGTGCTCTTCCGGGGCTATCCGATCGAACGGTTGACCGATGCGGGATATACGCCGCTCCTGGCGGGGACCATCACCTGGGGGCTGTTCACGGTCGCACACGCTCCCTCGTATCCGGCCGGGACCGTTCTGCAGATCGCCGTCGTCGCCGGACTCTTCACCGCCGTGTACGTTCGCACCCGATCGTTGTTTCCCGTCGTGATCGGACACGTTCTCATCGACGTCGTCGGCGTTCTCGCGTACTTCTACACCTGA
- a CDS encoding SHOCT domain-containing protein codes for MTPDTTDRQLVWIALAIIVVLFILPAFAMGFGMMGPTMGGDWGHPMWGAGDVVPGWMFVVWAVMQLLFLALLVGAGYLGYRALRSRSKSTDPALEELRSAYARGEIDDEEFERRRERLESDR; via the coding sequence ATGACTCCCGATACGACGGACCGGCAACTCGTCTGGATCGCCCTCGCAATCATCGTGGTGCTTTTCATCCTTCCAGCGTTTGCGATGGGATTCGGTATGATGGGCCCCACAATGGGTGGTGACTGGGGGCACCCGATGTGGGGAGCCGGCGACGTGGTACCGGGCTGGATGTTCGTCGTCTGGGCTGTAATGCAACTGCTGTTCCTGGCGCTCCTCGTCGGTGCCGGGTACCTCGGCTATCGGGCCCTGAGGTCTCGGTCGAAATCGACCGATCCAGCCCTCGAAGAGCTCCGATCCGCCTACGCTCGGGGCGAAATCGACGACGAGGAGTTCGAACGGCGTCGCGAACGACTCGAATCGGACCGGTAG
- a CDS encoding HpcH/HpaI aldolase family protein produces the protein MADPQSMTAQLSDRPTSIGTFFKSKSPTLAEALGASPLDFLVVDRQHTSVDLETVESIVRAADAGGLRVMVRLATTEFDFVNCFLDAGAHALMIPQVESPAAVRNVLAETQYEDDRSLSMGTRAGEFGARDREAYFEWVREELGIVPQIETEAGLETVDAIADAERVTALMIGPTDLSLSLGVSKTDPELDAAIDRIVEAARAADVGVGTFATAAADVRAYREEMDFVIYGSDAGLIGSAVEGALDG, from the coding sequence ATGGCCGACCCCCAGTCGATGACCGCACAGCTGTCCGACCGACCGACCTCGATCGGCACGTTCTTCAAGAGTAAGTCGCCGACGCTGGCGGAGGCGCTCGGCGCGTCACCGCTCGACTTTCTCGTGGTGGATCGCCAGCACACGTCGGTCGACCTCGAAACCGTCGAATCGATCGTTCGAGCCGCGGACGCGGGCGGCCTCCGGGTGATGGTCAGGCTGGCGACCACGGAGTTCGACTTCGTGAACTGCTTCCTGGACGCGGGGGCACACGCGCTGATGATCCCGCAGGTCGAATCGCCGGCGGCCGTGCGGAACGTCCTGGCGGAAACCCAATACGAGGACGACCGGAGTCTCTCGATGGGGACGCGTGCGGGCGAGTTCGGGGCGCGCGACCGCGAGGCGTACTTCGAGTGGGTCCGCGAGGAACTGGGAATCGTCCCGCAGATCGAGACCGAAGCCGGCCTCGAAACCGTCGATGCTATCGCCGACGCCGAGCGCGTCACGGCGCTGATGATCGGTCCGACGGACCTCTCGCTCTCGCTCGGCGTCTCGAAGACCGACCCGGAACTCGACGCGGCGATCGACCGCATCGTCGAGGCCGCCCGCGCCGCGGACGTCGGCGTCGGGACCTTCGCGACGGCGGCCGCGGACGTGCGGGCCTACCGCGAGGAGATGGATTTCGTTATCTACGGCTCCGACGCCGGACTGATCGGGTCCGCGGTCGAGGGCGCTCTCGACGGCTGA
- a CDS encoding permease, with translation MQAELLPQAFEALRIGVGFLWTAAWAIIMGLVITSLVQVYVSKERMASVLGEGDVAGLTKATLFGAASSGCSFGAVAIGRGLFKKGAHVVNFLAFMFASTNLIVELGLMILILLGWEFLVAELLGGVILIAVMAVIVHLTLPENLFEDVREELNERDHEHGVSEDPTCGMEGNDEHSIVTDGGETLKFCSEGCVETYRQEAASTGGWRDELLSWGGWYKIGNQYRKEWSMLYKDVIAGFLISGFVIVFVPQWVWNSLFLQGDGLLASAENAVMGVAIAVLSFVGSMGNVPFAVALWGGGVSFAGVIAFVYADLITIPVLNVYRKYYGLTVMAYILGVFFVTMAFTGFLMEQLFDALGIVPNLAGGTTASEQTYFELNYTFYLNLIAFALSGFLLFVYRRGLGAPGQYRDPVCGMRTDDSGPTVTRDGETYHFCSNACKRRFEEMPGEFDQIEPVASGAATGGHDHH, from the coding sequence ATGCAGGCCGAACTCCTCCCCCAGGCGTTCGAGGCGCTGCGGATCGGCGTCGGCTTCCTCTGGACGGCGGCGTGGGCGATCATCATGGGGCTGGTGATCACCAGCCTCGTCCAGGTCTACGTCTCCAAGGAGCGGATGGCGTCCGTCCTCGGTGAGGGCGACGTCGCCGGCCTGACGAAAGCGACGCTGTTCGGGGCTGCTAGCAGCGGCTGTAGCTTCGGCGCCGTCGCCATCGGCAGGGGGCTCTTCAAAAAAGGTGCCCACGTCGTGAACTTCCTCGCGTTCATGTTCGCCTCGACGAACCTCATCGTCGAACTCGGGCTGATGATCCTCATCCTGCTTGGCTGGGAGTTCCTCGTCGCCGAACTGCTCGGCGGCGTGATCCTCATCGCGGTGATGGCGGTCATCGTCCACCTGACCCTGCCCGAGAATCTCTTCGAGGACGTCCGAGAGGAACTGAACGAGCGCGACCACGAGCACGGCGTCAGCGAGGATCCAACCTGCGGAATGGAAGGCAACGACGAGCATTCCATCGTCACCGACGGCGGGGAGACGCTCAAATTCTGCTCGGAGGGCTGCGTGGAGACCTACCGGCAGGAAGCGGCCAGCACCGGTGGCTGGCGCGACGAACTCCTGTCGTGGGGCGGCTGGTACAAGATCGGCAACCAGTACCGCAAGGAGTGGTCGATGCTCTACAAGGACGTCATCGCTGGCTTCCTCATCTCCGGGTTCGTCATCGTCTTCGTCCCGCAGTGGGTCTGGAACTCGCTGTTCCTCCAGGGCGACGGGTTGCTCGCGAGCGCGGAGAACGCCGTCATGGGCGTGGCCATCGCCGTCCTCAGTTTCGTCGGGAGCATGGGGAACGTCCCCTTCGCCGTCGCGCTATGGGGCGGCGGCGTCAGCTTCGCCGGCGTCATCGCCTTCGTCTACGCCGACCTGATCACGATCCCCGTCCTCAACGTCTACCGCAAGTACTACGGCCTGACGGTGATGGCCTACATCCTCGGCGTCTTCTTCGTGACGATGGCCTTCACGGGCTTTCTCATGGAACAGCTGTTCGACGCGCTCGGCATCGTCCCCAACCTCGCCGGTGGGACGACCGCGTCCGAGCAAACGTACTTCGAACTGAACTACACGTTCTACCTCAACCTGATCGCGTTCGCGCTCTCCGGGTTCCTTCTCTTTGTCTACCGTCGGGGCCTCGGGGCTCCCGGTCAGTATCGCGATCCAGTCTGCGGGATGCGGACCGATGATTCTGGACCGACTGTGACCCGTGACGGCGAGACGTACCACTTCTGCTCGAACGCGTGCAAGCGTCGGTTCGAGGAGATGCCCGGCGAGTTTGATCAGATCGAACCCGTCGCTTCGGGGGCAGCCACCGGCGGACACGACCACCACTGA
- a CDS encoding cation transporter: MSRTLTVVGMTCGHCEQTVEEAGFDASP, encoded by the coding sequence ATGTCCAGAACGCTAACCGTCGTAGGGATGACCTGCGGCCACTGCGAGCAAACCGTCGAGGAGGCGGGCTTCGACGCGAGCCCCTGA
- a CDS encoding AzlC family ABC transporter permease, translating into MPLRERLHPDLIAGVRAAGPIVVGLVPFALITGITAIGAGLTVTEAAGMSAVVFAGAAQLAAIDLIGSNAPFLVVVGTAVVINVRMVMYSASIAPYLQAFSLRVRGLAAYVLTDQAYAMAVTEYETNDARHRLWYYLGIGATIWVVWQLGTVVGALLGASVPDALGLDFALPLVFLSLLVPALKDAGTTAAGVVAGASTLVLATIGVPLNADLPLAALIGIAAGAAVDAWWDA; encoded by the coding sequence ATGCCCCTTCGCGAGCGACTCCATCCCGATCTGATCGCCGGCGTTCGCGCGGCGGGTCCGATCGTCGTCGGGCTCGTTCCGTTCGCGCTGATCACCGGTATCACCGCGATCGGAGCGGGGTTGACTGTGACGGAAGCCGCCGGGATGTCCGCCGTCGTGTTCGCCGGCGCCGCGCAGTTGGCCGCGATCGACCTCATCGGGTCGAACGCCCCGTTTCTCGTGGTCGTCGGCACCGCGGTCGTCATCAACGTGCGGATGGTGATGTACTCGGCGTCGATCGCGCCCTATCTCCAGGCGTTTTCCCTCCGCGTTCGGGGACTCGCCGCCTACGTGTTGACCGACCAGGCCTACGCGATGGCCGTGACGGAGTACGAGACGAACGACGCGCGACACCGCCTCTGGTACTACCTCGGCATCGGGGCGACGATCTGGGTCGTCTGGCAGCTCGGGACGGTCGTCGGCGCGCTCCTCGGTGCGAGCGTCCCGGACGCGCTCGGACTGGACTTCGCGTTGCCGCTGGTGTTTCTCTCGTTGCTCGTGCCGGCGTTGAAAGACGCGGGCACGACGGCCGCGGGCGTGGTCGCCGGTGCCAGCACCCTCGTGCTCGCGACGATCGGCGTCCCGTTGAACGCCGACCTGCCCCTCGCGGCCCTGATCGGGATCGCGGCCGGCGCGGCCGTCGACGCGTGGTGGGACGCGTGA
- a CDS encoding AzlD domain-containing protein yields MTGWSHAGVWSAIVAIGLCTYAIRFSFIYLFGRIDSVPPRLSRVLRYVPAAVLAALVVPSVVTVRPSIAETLLDERLVAAMIATLVAWRTEDIIYTIAVGMGTLWLLRFGPALIW; encoded by the coding sequence GTGACGGGGTGGTCGCACGCGGGTGTCTGGAGCGCGATCGTCGCGATCGGTCTCTGCACGTACGCGATCCGGTTCTCGTTCATCTACCTGTTCGGCCGGATCGACTCGGTCCCGCCGCGGCTCTCCCGCGTTCTCCGATACGTCCCCGCGGCCGTCCTCGCGGCGCTCGTCGTCCCTTCGGTCGTGACGGTCCGGCCGTCGATCGCGGAGACCCTGCTGGACGAGCGCCTCGTCGCGGCGATGATCGCCACCCTGGTCGCCTGGCGAACCGAGGACATCATCTACACGATCGCCGTCGGCATGGGGACCCTCTGGCTGCTCCGGTTCGGACCGGCGCTGATCTGGTAA
- a CDS encoding ATP-binding cassette domain-containing protein, translating to MGRSVEVLTGADVTLTEGEIVGIVGGNGSGKSTLMKILVGALQADAGHVTRDGTIGWCPQETLLYDRLTVAESFDLFGEAYDLHDERVVDRRDALADRLDFDEFLEYRVDHLSGGNRQKVNLAIALLHEPDLLLLDEPYTGFDWETYLAFWNLTDSLVENGTTIAIISHLISERERFDRILELEDGTLSEQAAVPRQTRDSVHGAQTPTDPDEAAEQEG from the coding sequence GTGGGTCGTTCAGTCGAGGTCCTGACCGGCGCGGACGTCACACTCACCGAGGGCGAAATCGTCGGGATCGTCGGCGGCAACGGCTCCGGCAAGTCGACGTTGATGAAGATCCTCGTCGGCGCGCTTCAGGCCGACGCCGGCCACGTCACGCGAGACGGAACGATCGGATGGTGTCCGCAGGAGACGCTCCTGTACGATCGGCTCACCGTCGCGGAGAGTTTCGACCTGTTCGGTGAAGCCTACGACCTCCACGACGAACGCGTCGTGGATCGCCGCGACGCACTCGCCGACCGCCTCGACTTCGACGAGTTCCTCGAGTACCGCGTCGACCATCTTTCGGGTGGCAACCGACAGAAAGTCAATCTCGCCATCGCGCTCCTCCACGAACCCGACCTGCTACTCCTCGACGAACCCTACACCGGCTTCGACTGGGAAACCTACCTCGCGTTCTGGAACCTCACAGACTCCCTCGTCGAGAACGGCACCACGATCGCCATCATCTCGCACCTCATCAGCGAACGCGAACGCTTCGATCGCATCCTCGAACTCGAAGACGGAACCCTCTCCGAGCAAGCGGCCGTCCCACGACAGACCAGGGATTCAGTACACGGTGCACAGACCCCGACCGACCCCGACGAAGCCGCAGAGCAGGAGGGATGA
- a CDS encoding CopZ family metallochaperone, with protein sequence MSRTLTVEGMSCGHCEQTVEEALEGVAGVNGVTADRESDQATVEGDADPDDLVAAVEDAGYDASA encoded by the coding sequence ATGTCCAGAACGCTAACCGTCGAAGGGATGAGCTGTGGCCACTGCGAGCAGACCGTCGAGGAGGCCCTCGAAGGCGTCGCCGGGGTGAACGGTGTGACGGCCGATCGCGAGAGCGATCAGGCGACAGTCGAGGGCGACGCCGACCCGGACGACCTCGTCGCTGCCGTCGAAGACGCCGGGTACGACGCGAGCGCCTGA
- a CDS encoding DUF7344 domain-containing protein, which produces MESFPQQEDAEQLTADTILELLANRRRRYLLYALRGRTEPVELSRLAETVAGWEHNVPPDEVAQNDYKSVYVSSVQCHVPKLAEAGVVEHDTDDHSVILSDTFEQLEPYLEVVVQDEPENSTLQRALGAETHEGLLGSIRQNVAKLKQ; this is translated from the coding sequence ATGGAGTCGTTTCCCCAGCAGGAGGACGCCGAGCAACTCACGGCGGATACTATCCTGGAGTTACTCGCAAACCGGCGTCGGCGCTACCTCCTGTACGCACTCAGAGGGCGAACCGAACCGGTCGAACTCTCCCGGCTGGCCGAGACGGTCGCCGGCTGGGAACACAACGTTCCCCCCGACGAGGTGGCCCAGAACGACTACAAGAGCGTCTACGTCTCGTCCGTCCAGTGTCACGTGCCGAAGCTGGCCGAGGCGGGCGTCGTCGAGCACGATACGGACGATCACTCCGTGATCCTCTCGGACACGTTCGAGCAGCTCGAACCGTACCTCGAGGTCGTCGTCCAGGACGAACCGGAGAATTCGACGCTCCAGCGCGCTCTGGGTGCGGAGACCCACGAGGGCCTGCTCGGATCGATCCGCCAGAACGTCGCGAAACTCAAACAGTAG
- a CDS encoding GbsR/MarR family transcriptional regulator produces the protein MSEDVETARETVIEAMERSADIYGLNRSYGRLYGLLYFADEPVSLDTLVEESGYAKSTVSTAMQDMERLHLVYRRSVPGEGKKAFYEAERNFWVVVQEFLRREVQREISVMTSALNEAEQSLTEADDPQAQEDLEKVRDLGQMYERSQRLVNILTGSSVDRLAGLLDRLRRD, from the coding sequence GTGAGCGAGGACGTCGAAACGGCGCGGGAAACAGTCATCGAGGCAATGGAGAGATCCGCCGACATTTACGGGTTAAATCGAAGCTACGGTCGCCTGTACGGACTCCTCTACTTCGCCGACGAACCGGTATCCCTCGATACACTCGTCGAGGAGAGTGGCTATGCGAAGTCGACGGTGAGCACTGCAATGCAAGACATGGAACGGCTGCACCTGGTCTACCGTCGATCCGTCCCGGGCGAAGGGAAGAAAGCGTTCTACGAAGCGGAGCGCAACTTCTGGGTGGTGGTTCAAGAGTTCCTCAGGCGGGAAGTCCAGCGCGAAATCTCGGTTATGACGAGCGCCCTGAACGAGGCCGAACAGTCCCTCACGGAAGCCGATGACCCGCAAGCGCAGGAAGATCTCGAAAAAGTTCGCGACCTGGGGCAGATGTACGAACGGAGTCAGCGTCTCGTGAATATTCTCACCGGGTCGTCCGTGGATCGACTCGCTGGCTTGCTCGATCGATTACGACGAGACTGA
- the ilvD gene encoding dihydroxy-acid dehydratase produces the protein MSQETPETREKPPDLPSNDVTEGPDRAPHRAMFYAMDYDENDLASPMIGVANPAADITPCNVHLDDLADAAWNGVDEAGGMPIGFGTITISDAISMGTEGMKASLVSREVIADSVELVAFGERLDGLVTLAGCDKNLPGMMMAAIRTDLPTVFCYGGTILPGEFHGDDVTIQDVFEGVGAHAEGNLSREELEELEHAACPGPGSCAGMYTANTMASMSEALGLAPLGSATAPAVTDEREAIAAEAGELALEAVEADRRPSDILTRKSFENAITLDVAIGGSTNSVLHLLALAAEAGVSLSIEDFDEISRRTPHIVDVRPGGAHVMADLHQQGGIPVVLRRLLEADLLHGDAMTITGRTIADELDALSLPADDAVDPGVVRPIDDPIHEEGALVILTGNLAPDGSVLKVTGDDELYHRGPARVFEREEDAMEWVQSGGIESGDVVIIRNEGPCGGPGMREMLGVTAAVVGQGHEDDVALLTDGRFSGATRGPMIGHVAPEAFDGGPIAAVEDGDTVTVDIPNRDLSVDLSDAEIDARLAARDDPEPAYTAGVLAKYGRAFGSAANGAVTNPGAKDD, from the coding sequence ATGTCACAGGAGACCCCCGAGACGCGAGAGAAACCCCCGGATCTGCCGAGCAACGACGTCACCGAGGGCCCCGATCGCGCGCCCCACCGGGCGATGTTCTACGCGATGGATTACGACGAGAACGACCTCGCTTCGCCGATGATCGGCGTCGCGAACCCGGCGGCCGACATCACGCCCTGTAACGTCCACCTGGACGACCTCGCCGACGCGGCGTGGAACGGCGTCGACGAGGCGGGCGGCATGCCGATCGGGTTCGGCACGATCACCATCTCCGACGCGATCTCGATGGGCACGGAGGGGATGAAGGCCTCGCTCGTCTCGCGCGAGGTGATCGCCGACTCCGTCGAACTCGTCGCCTTCGGCGAGCGACTCGACGGCCTCGTGACGCTGGCCGGCTGCGACAAGAACCTGCCGGGCATGATGATGGCCGCGATCCGGACCGACCTGCCGACCGTCTTCTGCTACGGCGGCACCATCCTCCCCGGCGAGTTCCACGGCGACGACGTCACCATCCAGGACGTCTTCGAGGGCGTCGGCGCCCACGCCGAGGGGAACCTCTCGCGCGAGGAACTCGAAGAACTCGAACACGCCGCCTGTCCGGGTCCCGGCTCCTGCGCCGGCATGTACACCGCGAACACGATGGCCTCGATGAGCGAGGCGCTCGGGCTCGCCCCGCTCGGCTCCGCGACCGCACCCGCCGTCACGGACGAGCGCGAAGCGATCGCCGCCGAGGCGGGCGAACTCGCGCTCGAGGCGGTCGAGGCCGATCGGCGCCCCTCCGACATCCTCACCCGGAAGTCGTTCGAGAACGCCATCACGCTCGACGTCGCGATCGGCGGGTCGACGAACTCCGTCCTCCACCTGCTGGCCCTGGCCGCGGAGGCCGGCGTCTCCCTCTCGATCGAGGACTTCGACGAGATCTCCCGGCGGACGCCCCACATCGTCGACGTCCGCCCCGGCGGGGCCCACGTGATGGCCGACCTCCACCAGCAGGGCGGGATTCCGGTCGTCCTCCGACGGCTCCTCGAGGCCGACTTGCTCCACGGCGACGCGATGACGATCACCGGTCGAACGATCGCGGACGAACTCGACGCGCTCTCGCTGCCGGCCGACGACGCGGTCGATCCGGGGGTCGTCCGCCCGATCGACGACCCCATCCACGAAGAGGGCGCGCTCGTCATCCTCACCGGCAACCTCGCCCCCGACGGCTCGGTGCTGAAGGTGACCGGCGACGACGAACTCTACCACCGGGGGCCGGCCCGGGTCTTCGAGCGCGAGGAGGACGCCATGGAGTGGGTTCAGTCGGGCGGCATCGAGTCCGGCGACGTCGTCATCATCCGCAACGAGGGGCCCTGCGGCGGGCCCGGCATGCGCGAGATGCTCGGCGTCACGGCGGCCGTCGTCGGCCAGGGCCACGAGGACGACGTCGCGCTGCTGACCGACGGTCGCTTCTCCGGCGCGACCCGCGGCCCGATGATCGGTCACGTCGCGCCGGAGGCGTTCGACGGCGGGCCGATCGCCGCGGTCGAAGACGGCGATACGGTGACCGTCGACATCCCGAACCGCGACCTGTCCGTCGACCTCTCGGACGCGGAGATCGACGCCCGCCTGGCGGCGCGGGACGATCCCGAACCCGCCTACACCGCCGGCGTCCTCGCGAAGTACGGCCGGGCCTTCGGCTCGGCGGCCAACGGCGCGGTGACCAACCCGGGCGCGAAGGACGACTGA